The Gossypium hirsutum isolate 1008001.06 chromosome D07, Gossypium_hirsutum_v2.1, whole genome shotgun sequence genome includes the window TTCTCCTTGGAAACCCCATTCCCCAATGTTGCAAGCACCTTCCTTACTTCATTTGCCAGCTCTATAACCATGTCCTCCTCATGACCTATTTACAGAAACACAATGCAACCTTCAacgtaatgtttttaatttgatgaagaaaatagaaaaatgtcagaaagaCTAACCTATGTCAAACAAGGCCTTCTCCAGCAGGAAAAGATAATCTCTATTGTTTCCACAGGGTCCAACAGCAGTTGCAATTTGCCTGAAAAGCTAACATCCATGAGtaacataaaattttcatcaaaaggTTGAAAAAGGTCAAAAAGAAAGGAACAGAATATTTACATAGCCATTTCCTCCAATGGAGCAGGCCCCAAATAATACTTGTTTGAAACTTTGTCTGGAGTAGATGTGAAACTGCACggtttaacaattttattaagaaaattatGCACCAAGAAACTGCTTTCTGCAGATATCTATCAAACTTGGGAATAAGATACGATGGGAACATAGAAGCATGAGTGGTGACTTACACAATAACTCCGGTTAGAAAAGGCTGCAGGGGATCTGCTTCCTGATAGAAAGCAATCACATATAAACATAAGTactgaaacaaacaaacaaacatagACAGATAAGCAAGACAAGAAATTGAAAACACCATCTTGTACCTTGTAAAACTCCACTAGATTCTTTTGATCATATTCACATTCTCTCCGCTCCAAGTACTACAAAATGTGGGTAAAAAGATCACTTTCCAAGCAATATGAAAACTCATCGAGACAAATAATACCTGAAATAATGAGGATGcttaaatgaaagaaataaaacaatgtaAATGTGATGCAAAATACCTCCATTGCTGCTCTTTCCCTTTCAGGACTGCCCCGAACACAATAAGCAGCACCCCACTGGAAAAAGTACTTCACAGTtagcaaacaaagaaaacaaGCAGTTCTAAACAAGACTACTAATAATTAGCAATAATTATCAACACACAAATCATGGTAtccagattttttttttaatcagcACAATATGGAAGTAAACCAGGAGAGAAAAATGAAGGCACAGACTTGATAACTAGTGTATGCCATTTGAAATGAAAGAGTTACTGTCAACTGCCACTTACGCATACGGCTCCTTCAATGTGTTCCAAGGTGCAAGTCCTTGCAGGATTTTCTGGTGTACCTCTATGATCAATGCATGCTGCGATATGAAATAATCagaatgaattaaaaaataaaagaaaaattccaGCAAAAAAAAAACCGACAACTAATCAATGTTGTTCTATATTGATAAAATACTTACCAAGGTCAAAACCACGCTTGTAATCCTTGATGAAGCCTATGACTTTCTCATCATACTCAAACCCCGGGTTCCAGACCAGTGAACCGTAACCAAAAACCCAGAAAACCATAGTTGTAAGAAAATTCTGAGAAAAGGAAGTGGATTATGTTAATTCTTCATCATAGACAATGAGATGAAAAAAAGGACCAGCAATGACAAACAACCATTTATTATGAAATGGTTATTGTACTAGATGTGGCAAGGAAATGAGTTTGGGTAAGCTCAATTTAATAGCAAAGatgtataagtttttttttccacGGGCTTGGGTATCCTCAAACTGCAATTACAGTGTAAGCACCAGGTCCTCATCAAAGATGTAAACCTTATGAGAAATGATAACGAACAAGTATGCAAAAGAGGAGAGGACTTACAGTAAGAAATGAAAGAGAGAAAGCTGAGGACGGTAGAGGCGGGAAAAGTGAGTACAGAGAGACGAATCacctctttctctctttcttctcCGATTCCGGCTCTTAGTGCATTTGGAATTTGTTTTTGGAGAATAAAAGAGGGAAACAGAGTATTTATAGCTCCCCACCTGCCTTCCACTTGCCCACCagtgttttacttttattataggGATGTGCGTCGCAACGCGTGGAAAAGTATATGAAAACTAGATTCATTGAATCTGGACAGAACGGGAAAGAGGCAGGCAGTCTCGTTTTCCGCCAACAAATctgattaaaatttaattgacATGTCATTCATAACTCCAGGTTTTAAGGTTTGAAACTAAGGCAACCTACTCTGGACTTCAAATTCAATGAATCTGGACAAATATATCACATTAGCAGTTAAGATCAGGAAACGAACCGAAAAAGATGGCAGTTGGGCCATTGACCAATTCTATTTTCCAGCCAAATCCAAAGGAAATAATACCCTACAAACCCAAACTTGGAAGCGTAAACTACAATTattgtcatttttatttatctcatgttatattttagtcatttatatttaaaatgttatgttttagtcacttatattatcgTGTTAcaatattttagtcactaaaccGTTAGTTGTTGTTAACAGTATAATGGTAAGTTGACGTAGtacgttaaattatcatttcaaataaaaaattgtgttaaattataCAATCAGTCTCTAAATTTTTTCGTTTTGAACACTTTAaattttccttttgttttctttatttctcattcTCTTCTATTTCTCTCCTTGTTTTCctaccttctccatttcttttaacatataaaGAAATTGAATTGACAGTGAAAAAGAAGGAAGTCGAAAGCCATCATTGCCTATAACCAAAATTCATAAACTCATACATTACTTCTTTCTTCGCTGTCAATTCGACTCTGAAATAGAGAATGTAGGAAAACAGagagagaaacaaaagaaaatggaaaaaaagagaaagttagaaagaacataaaaaaatttaaattgctcaaaatgaaaaaatattacaatacaataatgtaagtgactaaaacataacattttaaatataaataactaaaatataatataaggtAAACAATTTTATAGGCGTAGTTTACCCAAATTTGGAATTGGAATTTGAATTTTCAAACTTCTAAGTTCGAACAATACATATGGGCGCATCGTCTTTCTTATGTTCAATTCGATCAAATTCAAAGGCCTAAGTCGcctattcaattaaattattccaacCCCGAcaaatttttcaaattcaatactaataaaaaaatttctgtcggtgaaaaacaataaattttaaaataataaatattatttatttatattttgagaaAAAAGCACTCACATTAAAAAGACATCCTTATAAATCATTCGCTGACTAAttataatcaaattttaacattttttgtaATTTCAATGCTAGGTTAGCATCATTGAGTCAAATAACATTAAACTCACCCGCAATATCAGAGACAAATTCAGTCACAATCTTTATAATTGTATATAAGCATACATCTCTCATGAGTTTTTCATTGTGATTTTGCTGCTACTAACATTCCAAACCTAACTTAATTTGGTAGCCATCGCCAGCCGGCCTctgaaattaaatgaaatgaaagtaTAGCTGGATTATGGCTGTTTGTTTCAGCGGTCAAACCAAAAGCCATGGAAAAAAAACAACCCAAAggattgtattgtattgtataaTATTTGTACTTGCAGAGTATCACCATCGCAGTAACTAGGCCAGGTTATAAATAAAAAGTGTTTTTTACCAACACCAAAACAATGGTCCAACACCAAAACAATAACCCAATTACTCATTAGGCAAAGAAACATGCGACAGGCATTGCTTTACTAGACGAGTTCCAAGGTAACTGCAAAAAAGCCAGTTCCATttaataaaagtatataaaatctATCTGCTCCGTCCATGGGAAATTGAACACAgcgaaacaaaacaaaacaaagaaaaatataatagaCTAGACCACACACCATTTAATTTCTCACAATTAAAATCCCACAAATTGCTACACAATACATTTAACTAATATAGACACTTTCTCAGGAAGATAGTTGGGGGAAAGCGGTTCAAAAGGTATCCTCAGGGTACAAACCCTATATCCTTCAAGTATTCATGCTCAAGAGCACTTCTTGCTGTAATTCTTTTGCTGGGATCCATGCACAGCATTTTCTGGATGATTTATAGACAGAATGTATCATCAGTTAAAATTGCAGAGATGCCATATATGGTTCTTAATTTCTGTGTATGAAGTTATTCCAAAACCATCATCCTGAATAGTAATAATATGTTAAAGACCTCAAAAACTGTTCCATATCAGAAATATGGTAGCCTTTAGATAAGAAAAGTTCAAAAGAAAAGccacttttttaaaatttattaagatCAGCCACTTTGAAGATGGAATGAGATTGTACTAAAATTTATCAAGTCCAGGGGCTTGGTCTCTTTTGCTTAATGATGTACTGAGTGTTAGGTACATGAACCTTTGTAATAACTAGGCTCAAGTCTGAAGCCTACTCTTTCATTTCGGGAAAAAAAAACAGAGCCGAGATAATAGTCCAAAGCTTTCAATTAAATTTTCTCAAATTAGCATAAGAAAAAATTTGGCATGTCGCTTTAGCTCACAACTCTCAAGAACTATGAAAGATATTTCATATTAAATCAATCTGACTTATACTTTGTAATTCACACTTGGGTGAAGCAAAAAATAAAGACACCAAATAAATACTTACAGAAAGAAGGTCAATGCCAGTAGATTCAAGATTTGGAACAACAGTTGCCAAATCCTGCAAGCAAAAGGTGTATTGATTAGTTCAAACAAACTTGTCTCTCTGATAGGTTCACAACAGAACATACAACCTCTAGATGCCATAAACACAAATGTTACCTTAGCCGGCCACTTTGGAAAAGAAGACTTAAAATCAGGCAATGAAGTCACTCCAGGCCATGTATCCTCATTTGGAGTACCCAAGATTCTTCATAAAAAAAGACAGACATGTTATGATACTAGATCAGTCTAAAAAGAACACACAAGTTTTAGGGGGCAAATTTGCACCAATATTTTCCTACAATCTACACCTAGAAGACAATTCTTTTATATTCAATGACTTAAAACTAAAAGTGCTCCATTTTCTTTGAACATAAATGTACAAAGGTATCCATGGTTATATACACCTCTTAAATACCGGTAAAGAGCCGTAATAGGCCATTCCTGAGgaggaaattaaaaataataatacgaaATAAATCCAGTTGTCAATGTAAAAATTTCTGACGTCATTCATATCTTCTAATGCCAAATGACTCTTCTTTTAGCCTCTAGTCAGTATAGCTGCAAGTTGCAGCCTAGCAAAATTCAAAACACGTGCGGAGGGTTTTTTGGTAAGGTGAGGAGACACTACAATCTAGTAAAACGAGATGTCGTGAAGAGATGGTCGAGAGAAAGATTGGAGCAGACTCTGGAAAACAAGTGCGGTGGCAGATAGTGGTGATGAAGGCAATAAGTGGCTAAGAAAAATGAGTTACGTTGAAGGTTGTGATGAGCTTCCATGCGATACTTTCCAGGACTTCCTAAAAGTGGAACAACCCAAGAATCCTGCCAACCTTCCAAGGTTGTTCTCGACAAGGTGCCCATGCAAAGAACGATATTTCCCCGAAACAACTATTGATAGAACAATTAATAACCAAAAACAAGTATCTACAAGTATCCATGGTTATGACTTATCACAACGCATTGTCTTCTACATGTCAAGAATAAAGTATGAAATGTCAGAAGAGCAAAATTGTGACTTAAAAAAAGGTTACTACAAAATTTGACCCTGAATTATACCACCTTTCAAGATTTGGAAGGTAAATAATTATCCAAGATTAGGCACCCAACTTACATTCTATCAAGCATTTTGCGCCACTGACGAACAATATTAGTCAAAATGCTGATGTGGCAATATTCACAAATAAAAATGTTCGAAgtggtatttatttttaatttttaacaaaaaataaaaaatctagaataaaaaatcacttcattttaaaaatcaaaaaagaaagttccaaaagaagaagataaaggaATGTCAAGAAGGAAGAGAAGAGAGAGAGAAGTGGGTAGGAGGGGGAGGGCAATGGATGACCATCGCAAGGACAGTTCGAGCAAACTATAATTGCCATTGATTAGCCCTCGCCTTCTCCCTTGGCCTCTCTGTTGGTGTAAAAGCCCTACAAATCACTCATCATTTGCTTCTACTATTACAAACATGTAATATCATGTATAcatacattatattttatttaacataaatgGTGTATATTGTTATTACTTATTAGCAATAACTTATGCAAATAAGCCAATGAAACAGTAATGGCCTTGCAAAGGAATTGTAAATAAGTTATGATCATAAGATCCTTATGCATTAAAGTCGTGCTGCTACAAACGTTCCTAGTCGTTGCATAGTCCAGATTAGGCACCAGCAATGCTTAAAGACTAGCATATGCTAAACTTCCATGCATGTAATGAACGCAACCAATCTCATAAGTTGAAGTATAAAAGTACTGCGGATAACATATGGCCACTAGTTTGTTGAACAAGTACAATGAATATGGGTGTGTTTAGCATTGCTTTTGGTTGGCTAGACTCTAGATCACATGACAGTAAAAGCAACACTAAAAAGGGGCTTTTGCCATCCAAAAGACCcttaaaagtgcttttggaaCCAAACCAAGAAGCCGGCCACTATATGCTAAACTAACCCAAAAACTTGTTATGAAAGTTCCATTCAGTAATTTACACTAGTGTGACACTACTTCAATGTGGATTGTGATGCTTGACTTTATCATGAATCAATCTCAAGGGATGCCCAAAGACTCATCAACCTAAGTGATATATGGGAATCCAGCTTGCTAATGGCCGGTATTAACCTAAAGTCCTTAGCCAAGGCATCACCTAAAAGATTAATATATAAGCTGCTCAAGTAATAAGGAAAAGGTTTAAGAGTAAATTCTACACCATGCTCTTACCATCTCCAAGATATTTGATAAAGGGATCAAATTACACTAAGATACTCTTCACCGAAAGACTTGTCAAACCATATTGACTTTCCTAGCATTTCGGTGGCCTTGATGCATTGCTAGAGTTCACAGTCTATAGATAATTCTAAACCAAATTGATTTAATTCATTGGCATGTTGGGACACACATAAAGGTGACTTGAAGAATTAAAATGAAATAGGACTCAGATTAAAGAAATAATGACTTCTCAAGCACATAATAGAATGGTTCAATTAAGTATAAGGGTCACACTGCAACTAAACCTAGCTATAAAAGCTTTGCTTTGGTTCTCCCTTAATGTGTATGTGAAACATAGTTTGCTTTCCTTGAGAAAAAATAAACCTAGGTGCACCTTTccttgagaaaaaataaaaatttgtttttctaAGTTCACGACATAGACAACTGATAAAAGGCTAACGAAAGTTTTACAAAGCCTAAGCTACTGGTATAATTCTTGGCTAGGCAAAATCCTAATACCTTTTCAAAAGGTTTCTTGAGTCAACTGTGTGGATAACTATTAAAGGCTGGACTCTTAGACAGCTTTGGCATAGGACAATGAGGTTAGGTGTGCAAGAAAAGAAGAAACCAGATGAGAGAAACGGATTTCAGCAGTTTTATGAGGTATGATATTTCAGTTTCATGCATCTATTAGAAGTAGATTGATTAAAATGAACAAGTTGATTTGATGGGAAGGATTTGGCTTCTCTATGGCAGGCTTTCTTTCCATTGCATTGTTCTACATTTCACGTTTAATCGGATAAAAACTCATCATTCAAGCATGCTCCTAATTCCAAGACTCGCTTTACCggctatcttttttttttaacttcaaatgTTTTTTGAGGAAAAAAACACACTAATGTAGCTAACCAAGTCTAACACATTATTAACAAAGAGTACCTCATCAAGATATTTTTTTCTATAGGCACCAAATGTTAAAAGTGTAACAGCTTAGGGCCTGAAACCATATTGACCCTATCAATTTAGAACATAATCAAGACGaccaatttataatttaaaagagtTCTACCAAAGAAAAACTAAAAGAGTTTGTCTAgctaagttaatttttttttcttgtttacaaGGCAAGTAACATTTAAGAGACAGCTTAGCTCTTAATATCCAAATTCAACCCAAATTTAGCTGAAATGCAAATTTAAGAACAGCCATGTTCACTACAAACCCATGACTAAATAATATCCTAAATCATTTTTGAATAACATATTCCAAGATTATCAGAGCAAAGACTTTTAATGAATGCAGTagcaaaaaagaaagataaaagaacaCGAGAATCAAAAGTAAGAACTTTACCACTTAAACAgttgaaactaaaataaaatggAGGCTACAATAAGGAGAGTACAACACCTGAAGATCTTGAACAGCTCATCGATCTCAGAATCCCCAGGAAATAATGGCCGTTGATTCACCATCTCAGCAAATATACAGCCCACTGACCACACATCAACAGGAGTAGAGTAATGGCGAGATCCAAGCAGTATTTCAGGTGCTCTGTACCACAAAGTAACAACCTAGACATAACGACAACTTTAGAAGCCGGGCCAATATTGGTATGCTTATGACTGAAATATTGAGCATGCAGATTATAGCCAAGCACTTCTCTACTAGAACATTAGGACATATCCAACTAAAAACTAATTTACTGATGCTCTATAGGGGCCTAAAGTTGCATTAGAGACCCCCAGTAACAACAATCCTAAATTGATGTAAAGGAAACTATTTGATGCTACTAACAAATTGCAGTTCGTCAGACTATCTTTTCCTATTTTAAGCCTTAGAATTTCTTGTCAGAATTAGAAACAAAATACTTTTGTCCTACAAACATGCAGCAAAGTCCAGGCGTTTTGCCAGAAAATTGAAGTTTCTTTGTTCCAACTTGTAATAGTTATTATTTGTATAGAAAGAAGATGAAACATTACTTTTGAGAGATAATCGACAATAAATGTCTAGCAAAACACAGCAACATAAACCATATGACATTGCACAGCCCAAAAAACCACAAACTTGGTGATTCTTAGTACCTCATGTGTAAATGTTCTGACAGGAATACCAAATGCTCGGGCCAGACCAAAATCAGCAAGCTTTAGTGCATTGGTACGGCGATCTATCAGCAAATTTTGAGGTTTTAGATCTCGATGAAGAACCCTATGAGAATGACAATAAGCAACGCCACGGAGAATTTGATAAAGGAATGCCTGCAAGACGATCAAATAATAAAAGTACCATTATGAGTAATATTTATCATCAGCCAAATCCATTAGATAACCAAGGTCAACCAATGACAGATAATAGCTAGGTATTTATGCATTTGGAACAAGATGCTAACCTGGAATAGTTTAATTAATATGATAAAGAGAAGGGTTCTGCAATTAGACATTTCTTGAACAGCAGTTCAAACAGCACCATATTTCTACTTAGTTTTGTCCAACACATAAAAGGTGTAAGATCAAAGATGACATACTCTATGGCTTCTAATAGACACTTCAATGAAAAGATTACCAATGAAAGAGCCACAATTCGTCACACTtcaaaaaatatttgtaaatcaTCTCTACTAAACAGCAGAAAACCAACAGTAACCACTATATTAAGTCTTCCCAAATataatttctattctttttttcccttcctattttttttatttccttttattttactaGAGTAAATAACAAAAACGCTGGATTCTGCAGAACCCATTTTTATGTTATAACTAAGTCCCTTTGTTGAATACTATCTATCAAAACTCCTATAACACAGTCTTCTGACAAAATGCAGCAATGCTTTAATTTTCAGGATTTTTTATGCTCCTATCTTGTAATCCTATCTTGATTACACTCGATTCCCCTGTTCAACAAAGGGTCCTTTTATATACAATAATTGCATTGTAGCGACTATACTTTAGTCATAAAACTGTGATTCATTCTACTAATCCCCTTAAGAGTTAAGGGTCCCTTGGTTTGATTCATACTCCAAACAAAAAATCTGTTTCTTAAAaggatttaatcctttacaattACCTCTCAACTAAAGATTTGAGGGAGTATATACAGTCTCATGATCTGGATCCAAGGgccaattaaattatatataattatataattatattatatattaaaattaaaaatttggattatgaaattacaaaacaaacaatttttttttcacattagtTCAATACTTTCAATAGAATGAGGAAATGATCCATGTATAAAGAGGTAGAAAGGTGTATTTCTAATCATAACTAAATCTTCCCCTTTTTTTTGATGGGATAGAAGCAAAATAGCTATTAAACAATAACGTTGGTTTACTAGAGACATTTACATCTTGTTTTAGCTTGGTGGAAACAAATTGCTTTTCCTAAGGATTTTGTCAAATAGAAATAGAGAGCAAAGAAACTAGAAAATTGTATTATTCTAATCCCACTCTTCCAAAAGGATCATGTAGAATGCATTCAGACAAAAAAGCTAACATAGATTTTATGGGCCGAATTCTTATTTCATTTCGTTCCTGACTTatcttataaatattataattttcttttttctttttctttttctttttctttttttgaatttatcCATCTTCCATAAAGGAGCCAAatgaaaccaaaatttcatgTACTGCAGTGTGaaattttaaaactgttaaacTCCAAAGAGGTAAACCTTGAGCTTATAAACTTTCAAACAGAAGAATAATCTGACTCACTTTTATCATTCGTGGATCTTTCCCAAATTCTGGATATGAATCCATGTGCTTCTTTAAATCCAAGTCCAGATATTCAAATACCAAATATAAACGCTTCTCACTGTGCACTACATCCTGCAACCTGTCACCCAAGGTGCAATCAGAGAAGCTGAGGGAAAAACGATTACAGACATTATACAAGAGAAGGATTTTGCTCATATTCTGAAATATGACCAGAATATATCATGGTTTCAAAactttgatataaaaaaaaagaaaattcatggGCTTAACGAACAAGCCTATGTTGACTTACTTCTTAAAGAAAGTAGAGCAATACCATATGCTTCTTTCCGCTTCCAGAAAAGTGTGGTATTGTCTTTTTGTTTTTTGGTTGCCTTAACTTTTTAATAACTGATTCACACTTCATGTTATGTTAAAGTAGGAGGAGcaaaatttaaataatgaaaaaaaaaagaaacttaaaatCCTTTGGCAGGCAAGACAAAATGAAGAACTAGCAATAGCACGAGTTCTGTAGTCTGATAAAAATGTATATGCCGACGTTAAAGAGTAGCACAAGCAGGAGAAAAATCAGTGTAAACCAATGAGTGGTGAAACAGCAATGTGATTATAGGATGAGTTGTGCAGTGAAGTGCATTGCATACCTGACGATATTACCATGTTGCATTTCCTTCAAGAGAGAGATTTCTCTAATTGCAGTGCTAGGTACACCCTCGTCTTCCTGCTCTAAGCGAATCTTCTTCAAAGCAATTGTTTCATTGGTGACACGGTCACGAGCCTTATAAACAACGCCATAGGTTCCCTCACCAATCTTCTCTACTTTCTCGTACTGGAAATTTCAGAAAAAAAGCGTAAGGGAGCAAAACTAGAGGTGAATAGAAACAGAATGGAATGACAAGGGTTGAGTCACTTACCTGGTCCATGTGCAGCTCCACCAGACGAGAAGAATCAAAATGTACAAATAAGCTAAAACAAAGAGGGAAAAAAACAATTAACTCATCTCAAACATGAATCTAGGAAATATGAACTGATTGTAATCCTTGAAAAGCCCAACTATAGAAATGAAACAGGGAAGCAAGCAAATGAATAAGAATGCATCCAATTCAAACAAGagaaaataaaatcaatagaAGTAAAATGCAATGTGAGAAGAGAAGTACCTCAAGTGACAGTCGGATTTGATTTCAAGCGAGAGAGTGAGTAAGTTGAGGAGAGGAGAGGAGGTAGAGACGAGATGTATGTATCTCTTATTTCTATTTAAGTACTTAGAGTAAGAAATGATGCTCTCAAGCATCAACCCTAAAAGTAAAACCGAGAGACTCGTTGTGACCCATTTTGAGTTGACTTATCTCTCGCTCTCCCTTCCGATATTTTCTTTTCTgccaaataatatttttatggtatttTTTATCTTAGACAATAATATTAACtggataaaattcaaaattaaattgtaccaaaaaataaaaaataaatattagtatTTATGTCATCCATTAATACATCGTTTCTCGAAACTATGATCTTTACAACAAAGTCTATAATTTTAGGCGAAATAAAAATGCTGAAAATTGGGGCACCATCTTCTTTATTAAtaatagttttaaatttatagAACGCAATCATAAACGTGACCAACTTAAATttcaattgttaaaataaaatgttatcatCATTACCAACAAGAATGAGGaagcaaaataaaatgaaatttctcGTGAGTAATTTTAAATGGTTACATCAATTTGTGTATAAAATAAGCTATCACAATAAGACATATGCATAGCTAAAACAGTCACAGTTAATATTGACAGTACTACCACAACATAACCAGccatttctctctttttaacaaaatatttcatttgcGCCATACGAATGGTGTATAATGACCGCATGGTAGTGTATGAACACAACGTAAAGAATTAGCAGGAAATATAAAGAATTAAAAGTAACTTTTACTACAAGTGTTTCAagtcaattataatatttataagtgtaATAATGGAACACTCAGAATAAGCTCAAAGAATTGTCAATTTGGTAAATGTGTTTTCCGAGTTAATTATAAGCTaagcaattactaatctaatcaagTTGGAAATTATTAGTGCAAACCAGATATGGAAGTACATTGAGACTAATTctaaattatcaattaaactaCTTAACTAAATTTTCTTCCTATTGCCTTCGACTATGCAAATTATAAAAACGATGGTTGATTAATTTGTTAATCATTAACTAAGTTGATAAACTTATACTAATTATATTGTTTATCACTCTTAGCTAGGAATCTCCTATCAGTTTCATCTTAAACTAAAAGATAACATTTAAGTGTTGGAAAAATTCGATTTAGAAAACAGATTTCTATcacaacgaaaaattaaaaaatttgaaaattgagctgATTTGTAATATGtatagtaataattttttttctcgaaAAATACTTGTGTTTTGTGTGAGATAGATCCTAGATGTtctcggctttcaaccaaacTACCTTCTTCATTTTTCTCCTACCACGAATTGCTTTGAATGTAAGCTCGAACAATCATGAACCAAAAACAAAACCAGAAATGATTtattacttttagtag containing:
- the LOC107932947 gene encoding gamma-glutamylcyclotransferase 2-1 encodes the protein MVFWVFGYGSLVWNPGFEYDEKVIGFIKDYKRGFDLACIDHRGTPENPARTCTLEHIEGAVCWGAAYCVRGSPERERAAMEYLERRECEYDQKNLVEFYKEADPLQPFLTGVIVFTSTPDKVSNKYYLGPAPLEEMAMQIATAVGPCGNNRDYLFLLEKALFDIGHEEDMVIELANEVRKVLATLGNGVSKEKQLVGSPLKMPLKSQTQSYILTSQLLLLPKAVAMDS
- the LOC107933012 gene encoding cell division control protein 2 homolog A; the encoded protein is MLESIISYSKYLNRNKRYIHLVSTSSPLLNLLTLSLEIKSDCHLSLFVHFDSSRLVELHMDQYEKVEKIGEGTYGVVYKARDRVTNETIALKKIRLEQEDEGVPSTAIREISLLKEMQHGNIVRLQDVVHSEKRLYLVFEYLDLDLKKHMDSYPEFGKDPRMIKAFLYQILRGVAYCHSHRVLHRDLKPQNLLIDRRTNALKLADFGLARAFGIPVRTFTHEVVTLWYRAPEILLGSRHYSTPVDVWSVGCIFAEMVNQRPLFPGDSEIDELFKIFRILGTPNEDTWPGVTSLPDFKSSFPKWPAKDLATVVPNLESTGIDLLSKMLCMDPSKRITARSALEHEYLKDIGFVP